The Pukyongia salina genome segment AAATTTGTTTGTAGTAGTCATCTTTCAAAGTTGTCATATCCACACCAATCCCTTGATCTGCTATCTTTTTATCCGAATCTGTCATATCGAAAAGTTCATCGGTATAAGGCCAGAAATGATCGATAGCTTCCTGTATATTTTGTTTACTTTCATCTGTTCCATCACCCAGGCGTTTTAGCCAATCGCCAGAAAAACGTTTGTGATAGCTCACTTCCTTCACTCCTTTTCTCGCAATTGCCACCAGCATTTCGTCCTTACTATGTTGTAAGGCGTTCATTAACTGAAGATGGTAAACATCGAACAGGAATTGCCTGGCAATTACATGTCCAAAATGAGTATTGGGCTGCTCTACCAGAAGTACATTTTTATAATCCCTTTCGTTGCGAAGCATGGCAATATCATCCTCGGTTCTTCCATCACCAGCTATTTTAGCCGCGTATTGATAATAACTTCGTGTTTGCCCGAACAGATCCAGGGCAATATTGGTAAGTGCTATATCGGTTTCCAGATTAGGTCCGTGACCACATAGCTCACCTAAACGCTGCCCTAGAATAAGTGAATTATCTGCTACTCCGAGTATATAATTGTATAGGTCCTGATCTTTCATTTACATATGTTTTACTTCGTCCGGGAGATCATAAAATGTAGGATGTCTGTAAATTTTGTCCTGAGCCGGTTCGAAGAACTCTCCATTGTCGGCCGGATTTGAGGCAGTGATATACTTACTCTCCACCACCCAGATACTTACACCTTCGTTCCTTCTGGTATATACATCTCTTGCGTTTTCCAGTGCCATTTCGGCGTCTGCAGCATGCAGACTTCCAAAATGACGATGTTCAAGACCGTTCTTCGATCTTACGAATACCTCCCATAATGGCCAATCTTTTTTCATATCTAACTCTTTAACTTGCTTTTGCTACTTTTTTCTTCGCCTGCTTCTCTGCATAGGCCATGGCGGCTTCCCGTACCCAGCTTCCTCTTTCCCAGGCGCCAACTCTGGCCTCCATCCGTTCTTTATTACAGGGTCCGTGACCCTTTACTACCTGCCAGAATTCATCCCAGTCGATCTCGCCAAAATCGTAATGCCCTGTTTCGGGATTAAATTTCAGGTCGGGGTCCGGAACCGTGATCCCTAAAATATCCGCCTGCGGAACAGTTTGGTCCACAAACTGCTGCCGTAATTCATCGTTGGTCTTTCGTTTTAACTTCCATTTCATCGATTGTTCGGTATGCGGCGAATCGGCATCTCTCGGTCCAAACATCATCAGGCTTGGCCACCACCATCTGTTTAAGGCATCCTGGGCCATAGCTTTTTGTTCGGGCGTTCCATTGCACAAAGTGAGCATGATCTCATACCCTTGTCGCTGATGGAAACTTTCCTCTTTGCATATTCGAACCATCGCTCTTGCATAAGGACCGAATGAAGTTGTACATAAGGCTACCTGGTTAATAATAGCAGCCCCGTCCACCAGCCACCCTATCGCGCCAATATCTGCCCATGTAACGGAAGGATAATTGAAGATAGAAGAATATTTAGCCTTACCACTGTGCAGTTGGTCAAACAATTCTTCGCGTGAGATCCCAAGTGTTTCGGTAGCAGAATACAAATACAAACCATGTCCTGCTTCATCCTGAACCTTGGCCAAGAGCGCTGCTTTACGTCTAAGCGATGGTGCCCGTGTGATCCAGTTGCCTTCCGGCAACATGCCCACTATTTCCGAGTGTGCGTGCTGTGAGATCTGCCTTATATGGGTTTGCCTGTACTTTTCCGGCATCCAGTCTTTAGGCTCAATTTTTTCATCGCGAGCTATACGCGCTTCAAAAATAGCTTCCAGGTTCTTTACTTCTTTTTCACTCATGTCGTTTATTTTTAGACGTCAAAATCTACTTTTACTTTATCTGTGATTGGCACCGACTGGCAACTCAATACATAATCCTGAGCCAATTCGTCTTCTTCAAGGGCGTAATTCACCTTCATCTCCACCTCACCATCTATCACCTTACACTTACATGTGCTGCAAACACCACCTTTACAGGCAAATGGAAGATCGGCTCCGGCTCCAAGGGCAGCATCCAGGATGTTGTCGTAATCTTTGGTCATCGTAAAATGGAACTCTTTTCCACCATCTATAATTGTGAGTTCTACTCCTTCCACATTTTGCTGGGCGAGACGCTCGGCTCTCATCTTATCTTCTTCAGAAAGACCCGTAACGAACAACTCGAAATGGATCATTTCTTTTGGTAAACCT includes the following:
- the paaC gene encoding 1,2-phenylacetyl-CoA epoxidase subunit PaaC, translated to MKDQDLYNYILGVADNSLILGQRLGELCGHGPNLETDIALTNIALDLFGQTRSYYQYAAKIAGDGRTEDDIAMLRNERDYKNVLLVEQPNTHFGHVIARQFLFDVYHLQLMNALQHSKDEMLVAIARKGVKEVSYHKRFSGDWLKRLGDGTDESKQNIQEAIDHFWPYTDELFDMTDSDKKIADQGIGVDMTTLKDDYYKQISEVLEEATLTIPDNPYSKRGGKQGIHTEHMGYILTELQYMQRTYPNMTW
- the paaB gene encoding 1,2-phenylacetyl-CoA epoxidase subunit PaaB, with the protein product MKKDWPLWEVFVRSKNGLEHRHFGSLHAADAEMALENARDVYTRRNEGVSIWVVESKYITASNPADNGEFFEPAQDKIYRHPTFYDLPDEVKHM
- the paaA gene encoding 1,2-phenylacetyl-CoA epoxidase subunit PaaA, yielding MSEKEVKNLEAIFEARIARDEKIEPKDWMPEKYRQTHIRQISQHAHSEIVGMLPEGNWITRAPSLRRKAALLAKVQDEAGHGLYLYSATETLGISREELFDQLHSGKAKYSSIFNYPSVTWADIGAIGWLVDGAAIINQVALCTTSFGPYARAMVRICKEESFHQRQGYEIMLTLCNGTPEQKAMAQDALNRWWWPSLMMFGPRDADSPHTEQSMKWKLKRKTNDELRQQFVDQTVPQADILGITVPDPDLKFNPETGHYDFGEIDWDEFWQVVKGHGPCNKERMEARVGAWERGSWVREAAMAYAEKQAKKKVAKAS